CTCCGCCTCGGTCGGGGCGAAGACGCGTCGGACGGTCTCGATCTGGTTCGGATGGATCACGGCCTTGCCGGTGAAACCGAGCGATTTCGCGGTACGGGCGTCGCGTTCGAGGCCGATTTCGTCGTTCACGTCGGTGAACGGGGTGTCGATCGAAGCGATTTCCTCCGAACGGCAGGCGAAGGCGACCCGGGCGCGCGGATAGGCGAGTTCGGCGCCTTCCTTCGTGCGTTCGAACTCCATGTCGGCGGCGAGATCCTCGGCGCCGAGCAGGACGCCCTCGATGCGGGGCATGTAGACCAGGTCGTCGGTCTCGACGACGCCCTGGGCGGTCTCGACGATCGGGACGATCCCGATCTTGCGTTCGAGCCCCTTGCGGGTTTCGACGCGCGAAAGCAGGTCGTCGACGTCGTAGAGGACCTCGACGGCCGCCTTCGGATAGACGA
This portion of the Candidatus Izemoplasmatales bacterium genome encodes:
- a CDS encoding CoA ester lyase; amino-acid sequence: MRTVCLFVPGNNPAMLQNADVFGADAVILDLEDAVAVAEKDAARELLKEYLKTWDFGKLEVMVRVNSLASGWLEADLEAVVCEKLAAIVYPKAAVEVLYDVDDLLSRVETRKGLERKIGIVPIVETAQGVVETDDLVYMPRIEGVLLGAEDLAADMEFERTKEGAELAYPRARVAFACRSEEIASIDTPFTDVNDEIGLERDARTAKSLGFTGKAVIHPNQIETVRRVFAPTEAEIRWATRILSAAKEADRKGLGAFSLDGRMVDRPIVVRAEKILLRAGVEKP